A genomic window from Streptomyces sp. NBC_00234 includes:
- a CDS encoding S8 family serine peptidase, giving the protein MPRSHPLRRPRLTAAVLAAGLTGSLLSLSALPAQAADVPQPLGTAVADSPKGPPGSARDKLGSHDRSLLQKAESKKEKTVTLLLATGAGDTEKLRAEVADIGGHVGRFADALGYVRATVPTGKVTALAALASVRAVDLGETFELPDPSPVTEQDRKNGARKSGNTAAEGGGPAAPGKNTPADNPYLPTGEIGATDFTEDHPGWDGREVTIGILDTGVDPSHPALRTTTTGDPKIQDWVTATDPVGDADPTWLEMRIKATAKNGTFRYGGIDWKAPDGDYTFQIFEEGGTWGSELAGDVNRDGDYKDAFGVLYRTSDHTVWVDADLDHTFGDGDVVEPYAQSGTWGTFGTDDPDTAVNESMAFTVEHRDDVDLSPRGGSSVGKTADFVNIGIVSGAHGTHVAGIAAGNGLFGGEMDGAAPGARVISERVCLFASGCTSYALAEGMIDVVVDKGADVVNLSIGGLPTLNDGNNVRAVLYNRLIEDYGVQIVSSAGNDGPGMNTVSDPAVADKVIAVGASVSRETWWADYGSQVRDRQSLFPFSARGPREDGGMKPEIVAPGAAVSAIPTWLPGEGVPQTGYELPSGYGMFNGTSMSSPQAAGAVALLLSSAADAGVKVTPAALRTALSSSARHLDDQPAYAQGAGLISVPGAWKLLAKQLRPTAYAVEAPVCGVLAPLLATPKAGAGIYNRCAPGDGGQTVHRPRNYDIELTRTGAGSGVAELSWLGNDGTFDAPRSVRLAEGRPTEVTVRAHAKSAGAHSALLRVDDPATPGIDRLVPVTVVAAAAPAKPSYAVSDKGAVDRNATRSVFVAVPEGAAALTVGLSGVAEGSQTRFLAIDPQGKPAEDTGVARCYTNYSDAKDCDPASRTYEQPMPGVWEFEVEARRTSPVLENPFRLDATVLGARFDEPSSVIEEAALHAPAEKSFTAVNLFAPVTAHAVGGSLGALAQATPTLGDQQMTGKTVTVPRDATRLEVSMGNASDPDADLDLYLIAQSGALVASSTNGGARESLTVKDPAPGYYLLYIAGTDVPSGSTTFDIQDTMFSASLGSVTVDEGAPVRLEPGESAKVGGRLVPAAVPPAGKRLVGRFSLATEEGTALGSADVLLGRVTQPQAEVTGWFGPAVGMSLDDTGRVAGSQQVSGKGRPVRWDAEHGVEFVENADARDGHVLNQSRSGGHAVGQLTLAEGTRAAVWDADGKLTALPLPDWEAYSFARAFAVNDRGTVVGNATGYIKDPATGRSLQVNDPFVWTAEGGFRKLAHLTDRRTLTEPVALSDSGEAVGHSSVNGVRHAVRWDADGTITDLGVLPGMADSTARSVNASGVIVGTSGDDAFVLKPGGTMTRLPDYGFDAKALSVNDAGWVSGTVEREPEVETAVVWDPEGRMYDLKAMVDSTRWVPLEGIGVNNRGEVAFYAMDREAQGGTRIVLAKLPV; this is encoded by the coding sequence GCCGCGCTGGCCTCGGTCCGCGCCGTCGACCTCGGTGAAACATTCGAGCTCCCCGATCCGTCCCCGGTCACGGAGCAGGACAGGAAGAACGGGGCCAGGAAAAGCGGGAACACGGCCGCCGAAGGCGGCGGCCCGGCCGCGCCCGGCAAGAACACCCCGGCGGACAACCCGTACCTGCCCACCGGCGAGATCGGCGCCACCGACTTCACCGAGGACCACCCCGGGTGGGACGGCCGCGAGGTGACGATCGGGATCCTCGACACCGGCGTCGACCCGTCGCACCCCGCGCTGCGCACCACCACGACGGGCGATCCGAAGATCCAGGACTGGGTCACCGCGACCGACCCGGTCGGCGACGCCGACCCGACCTGGCTCGAGATGCGCATCAAGGCGACCGCCAAGAACGGGACGTTCCGGTACGGCGGCATCGACTGGAAGGCGCCCGACGGCGACTACACGTTCCAGATCTTCGAGGAGGGCGGGACCTGGGGCAGTGAACTCGCCGGTGACGTGAACCGTGACGGCGACTACAAGGACGCCTTCGGTGTCCTGTACCGCACGTCGGACCACACCGTCTGGGTGGACGCCGACCTCGATCACACCTTCGGTGACGGCGACGTCGTCGAGCCGTACGCGCAGAGCGGCACGTGGGGCACGTTCGGTACCGACGACCCGGACACCGCGGTGAACGAGTCGATGGCGTTCACCGTCGAGCACCGCGACGACGTCGACCTGTCGCCACGCGGCGGCTCCAGTGTCGGCAAGACCGCCGACTTCGTGAACATCGGCATCGTCTCCGGCGCGCACGGCACCCACGTCGCCGGCATCGCCGCGGGCAACGGCCTGTTCGGCGGAGAGATGGACGGAGCGGCGCCGGGTGCGCGCGTCATCTCCGAGCGCGTCTGTCTGTTCGCCTCCGGGTGCACCTCCTACGCCCTGGCCGAAGGCATGATCGACGTCGTCGTGGACAAGGGCGCGGACGTGGTCAACCTGTCGATCGGCGGACTGCCCACGCTCAACGACGGCAACAACGTGCGGGCCGTTCTGTACAACCGGCTGATCGAGGACTACGGCGTCCAGATCGTGTCGTCGGCGGGCAACGACGGCCCGGGCATGAACACCGTCTCCGACCCCGCCGTCGCCGACAAGGTGATCGCGGTGGGCGCCTCGGTCAGCAGGGAGACCTGGTGGGCCGACTACGGCTCGCAGGTGCGGGACCGCCAGTCGCTGTTCCCGTTCTCCGCACGCGGTCCGCGCGAGGACGGCGGCATGAAGCCCGAGATCGTCGCCCCGGGCGCAGCCGTCTCGGCGATACCGACCTGGCTGCCGGGCGAGGGCGTACCGCAGACCGGTTACGAACTTCCTTCGGGATACGGCATGTTCAACGGTACGTCGATGTCCTCGCCGCAGGCGGCCGGCGCAGTGGCGCTGTTGCTGTCCTCGGCTGCCGACGCCGGGGTGAAGGTGACGCCGGCGGCGCTGCGCACGGCGCTCAGCAGCTCGGCCCGCCATCTCGACGACCAGCCCGCGTACGCGCAGGGCGCCGGTCTGATCTCCGTGCCCGGTGCGTGGAAGCTGCTCGCGAAGCAGCTCCGGCCCACGGCCTACGCCGTCGAGGCGCCGGTGTGCGGCGTGCTCGCGCCGCTGCTCGCCACCCCGAAGGCGGGAGCCGGCATCTACAACCGCTGTGCCCCCGGCGACGGCGGCCAGACCGTGCACCGTCCCAGGAACTACGACATCGAGCTGACCCGCACGGGAGCCGGCAGCGGCGTGGCCGAGCTCTCGTGGCTGGGCAACGACGGCACGTTCGACGCCCCGCGCTCGGTGCGGCTGGCCGAGGGCAGGCCGACCGAGGTCACGGTGCGCGCGCACGCGAAGTCCGCGGGCGCCCACTCGGCGCTGCTGCGCGTCGACGACCCGGCAACGCCCGGAATCGACCGGCTCGTTCCGGTCACCGTCGTGGCCGCCGCCGCCCCGGCGAAGCCGTCGTACGCCGTGTCCGACAAGGGCGCGGTGGACCGCAACGCGACGCGGTCGGTGTTCGTGGCCGTTCCCGAGGGCGCCGCGGCACTCACGGTCGGCCTGAGCGGCGTCGCCGAGGGCAGCCAGACCCGCTTCCTGGCGATCGACCCGCAGGGCAAGCCGGCGGAGGACACCGGGGTCGCCCGCTGCTACACCAACTACTCGGACGCGAAGGACTGCGACCCGGCCTCGCGCACGTACGAGCAGCCGATGCCGGGCGTCTGGGAGTTCGAGGTGGAGGCGCGGCGTACGTCGCCGGTCCTGGAGAACCCGTTCCGTCTGGACGCCACCGTACTGGGCGCACGCTTCGACGAGCCGTCCTCGGTGATCGAGGAGGCCGCGCTGCACGCCCCCGCCGAGAAGTCCTTCACGGCGGTCAACCTGTTCGCTCCCGTGACCGCTCACGCCGTGGGCGGTTCCCTGGGCGCGCTGGCCCAGGCCACGCCGACGCTGGGCGACCAGCAGATGACCGGCAAGACGGTGACGGTGCCGCGGGACGCGACCCGTCTGGAGGTGTCGATGGGCAACGCCTCCGACCCGGACGCCGACCTGGACCTGTATCTGATCGCGCAGTCCGGCGCGCTCGTCGCCTCGTCGACGAACGGCGGCGCGCGTGAGTCCCTGACGGTGAAGGACCCCGCGCCGGGGTACTACCTGCTCTACATCGCGGGCACCGACGTGCCCTCCGGGAGCACCACCTTCGACATCCAGGACACGATGTTCTCCGCGTCGCTCGGCTCGGTGACCGTGGACGAGGGCGCCCCGGTGCGTCTGGAGCCCGGCGAGTCGGCGAAGGTCGGCGGCCGGCTGGTTCCCGCCGCGGTGCCGCCCGCGGGCAAGCGTCTGGTGGGCCGGTTCTCGCTGGCCACCGAGGAAGGCACGGCACTGGGCAGCGCGGACGTGCTGCTCGGCAGGGTGACGCAGCCGCAGGCCGAGGTCACCGGCTGGTTCGGTCCCGCCGTCGGCATGAGCCTGGACGACACCGGCCGGGTCGCGGGCTCCCAGCAGGTGTCCGGCAAGGGCCGGCCGGTCCGCTGGGACGCGGAGCACGGCGTCGAGTTCGTCGAGAACGCGGACGCGCGAGACGGCCACGTGCTGAACCAGAGCCGGTCGGGCGGGCACGCCGTCGGCCAGCTGACCCTCGCGGAGGGTACGCGGGCCGCCGTGTGGGACGCGGACGGCAAGCTCACCGCACTGCCGCTGCCCGACTGGGAGGCGTACAGCTTCGCGCGGGCCTTCGCCGTCAACGACCGTGGCACGGTGGTCGGCAACGCGACCGGCTACATCAAGGACCCGGCGACCGGCCGCAGCCTCCAGGTGAACGACCCCTTCGTGTGGACGGCGGAGGGCGGCTTCCGCAAGCTGGCGCACCTGACCGACCGCCGTACGCTGACCGAGCCGGTCGCCCTCAGCGACTCCGGTGAGGCGGTCGGGCACTCGTCCGTGAACGGCGTGCGACACGCCGTACGGTGGGACGCCGACGGCACCATCACCGATCTCGGTGTGCTGCCGGGGATGGCCGACAGCACCGCCAGGTCGGTCAACGCCTCGGGCGTGATCGTCGGCACCAGCGGCGACGACGCGTTCGTCCTCAAGCCCGGCGGCACGATGACCCGGCTGCCCGACTACGGGTTCGACGCGAAGGCGCTGAGTGTGAACGACGCCGGCTGGGTCAGTGGCACCGTGGAACGCGAGCCGGAGGTCGAGACCGCCGTGGTGTGGGACCCCGAGGGCCGTATGTACGACCTGAAGGCGATGGTCGATTCGACCCGCTGGGTCCCGCTGGAGGGCATCGGCGTCAACAACCGCGGTGAGGTGGCGTTCTACGCCATGGACCGTGAGGCGCAGGGCGGAACGAGAATCGTGCTGGCCAAGCTGCCCGTCTGA
- a CDS encoding helix-turn-helix transcriptional regulator codes for MNWPDRNSDWEELGLGPDELTLYEALLAPSRPASLAALGQATGLPSARVATALGTLTDQGFALPPAPGDALPSAVPPATALRNLIRLRQAELLGRSARLEMFSASVDRLAARLPGGLPDERSSGIEAVRGQEAIAARVRALMASATSELTLLDRPPYASRGGSGTPAPLAVADLVERGVAVRVVVDRDGFDHPGRVRGLNELADQGVSIRVARDLPTKLIVADRRVSLLPPTDTADPTASALVVKDAMLHHVLVPLFESVWDRAMPIGPGDQGDVTADDRELLTLLASGLKDEAIARRMNVHVHTARRHIKRLLRVLNAETRFQAGVQALRKGWLTS; via the coding sequence ATGAACTGGCCTGACAGAAACTCCGATTGGGAAGAGCTCGGTCTCGGGCCCGATGAACTGACGCTCTACGAGGCTCTCCTCGCGCCGAGCCGGCCGGCCTCGCTCGCCGCTCTCGGCCAGGCGACGGGCCTGCCGTCGGCCCGGGTCGCGACCGCTCTCGGCACACTCACGGATCAGGGCTTCGCCCTTCCTCCGGCGCCCGGCGATGCGCTTCCGAGCGCGGTCCCACCCGCCACCGCCTTGCGCAATCTGATCCGTCTCCGCCAGGCCGAACTCCTCGGCCGGTCGGCCCGCCTGGAGATGTTCAGCGCCTCGGTCGACCGCCTGGCAGCGCGCCTGCCGGGGGGCCTCCCCGACGAACGGTCCTCGGGGATCGAGGCGGTGCGCGGCCAGGAGGCGATCGCCGCTCGGGTGCGGGCACTGATGGCCTCGGCCACCAGCGAACTGACCCTTCTGGACCGTCCGCCGTACGCGTCACGGGGCGGCAGCGGTACGCCCGCCCCGCTCGCGGTCGCCGACCTCGTGGAGCGCGGTGTCGCCGTACGCGTGGTGGTGGACCGTGACGGTTTCGACCATCCGGGGCGGGTCCGTGGGCTCAACGAGCTCGCCGATCAGGGGGTCTCGATCCGGGTGGCCCGGGACCTGCCGACGAAGCTGATCGTGGCCGACCGGCGGGTCAGCCTGCTGCCGCCCACGGACACCGCCGACCCGACGGCGTCTGCGCTGGTCGTGAAGGACGCCATGCTGCACCACGTGCTGGTACCCCTGTTCGAGTCGGTATGGGACCGGGCGATGCCGATCGGTCCGGGCGATCAGGGCGACGTCACGGCCGACGACCGGGAACTCCTGACGCTGCTGGCCTCCGGCCTCAAGGACGAGGCCATCGCCCGCCGGATGAACGTGCACGTGCACACCGCCCGGCGGCACATCAAGCGGCTCCTGCGCGTCCTGAACGCGGAAACGCGCTTCCAGGCCGGGGTACAGGCCCTGCGCAAGGGCTGGCTGACGTCGTGA
- a CDS encoding ALF repeat-containing protein translates to MRLTRVALLVAATALTSALATPAFATGTSAVPTTVTATSRTPVDEAPAGGTSEEDDRVAVFRILHLAQQNGDRAVVREANEALDDGSPEALRAFLETGYRLAQAEDDRVAVFRILYVAQQNGDRAVVREVNEVLDDGSPEALRAFLETGYRLAQAEDDRVAVARILADPTISAALRAAAEEVIDGTPEELRYFLEVGRYEVDTP, encoded by the coding sequence ATGAGACTGACCCGCGTTGCCCTGCTCGTAGCGGCCACCGCCCTGACATCGGCCCTCGCGACCCCGGCGTTCGCCACGGGCACGTCGGCCGTGCCGACGACCGTCACAGCCACGTCCCGGACGCCGGTGGACGAGGCGCCGGCGGGCGGAACCTCGGAGGAGGACGATCGCGTCGCTGTCTTCCGTATCCTGCACCTGGCGCAGCAGAACGGTGACAGGGCTGTCGTCCGGGAGGCCAACGAGGCGCTCGACGACGGTAGTCCGGAGGCTCTGCGTGCCTTCTTGGAGACCGGTTACCGCCTGGCTCAGGCCGAGGACGATCGCGTCGCTGTCTTCCGCATTCTGTACGTGGCGCAGCAGAACGGTGACAGGGCTGTCGTCCGGGAGGTCAACGAGGTCCTCGACGACGGTAGTCCGGAGGCTCTGCGTGCCTTCTTGGAGACCGGTTACCGCCTGGCTCAGGCCGAGGACGATCGCGTCGCTGTCGCCCGCATCCTGGCCGATCCGACCATCAGTGCGGCTCTCCGTGCGGCGGCCGAGGAGGTCATCGACGGTACGCCGGAGGAGCTGCGGTACTTCCTGGAGGTCGGGCGGTACGAGGTGGACACCCCGTAG